The DNA region GTCGGTGAATTCGCGAAGGGCGGCGTCGGCGCCGACGCTCGCCGCCCCCCAGTCGTCGACGATGGCGCGGTAGAGAGCCCAAAGGGCGGCGGCCCCGGTGATGTACCCCTCCATCGCCTGGCGGGCGAGGAAGTCGCCGTACGCACGGGAGACCGGGTGTACCGGATGGCGGTCGGCGCTGGTTCCCGAGACCAGGCGCCGCAGCCACTCCCCGACCTCGTGCGTCTCCGTGAGCAGGTCGAGCAGGCACGACCGCGCCTCGACCGGAGCCTTCGCGAGCACGAGGGCGTTCGCGACCAGGATCGCGTCGGCGAAATGCAGGCACTGCCGCACGAAACGCTCGATGTTCACCGGCGGAACGTGGCCGCCCTTGAGCGCCTCGAGGAAGGGATTATCGACCGACAGCCGCCACGTCTCTTCGTTGCGGCGGAGCAACAGCGCCGTGGTCAAGGTTTCCAAGATCACACCTCCTCAACCGACGGACCCCCCAAGATCATAGGTTACGGCGAGGAGGCGCTCGCGACCGGGGAATCTTGCTAGGCTTGCCCGGTGCCGCACGTCCGCCTCCTCGCCGCCGCCGTGCTCCTCGCCGTTCTCCCGTTTCTCGGCACGCTCGGCCACGGTTTCACGTTCGACGACGCCCTCAATCTCGCCAACCCCCTGGTCCGCGAGCACCGATTCGGCGCCCTGGCGACGAAACCGTTTCACGCCGGGGCCGACGTCCGGGTGGAGACCGGAGCCTGGCGTCCCCTGACGAGCGCCACCTTCGCCCTGAACCACGCGATCTCCCGGGAGCGCCCCCTCCTCTGGCATGCGACCAACGTCCTCCTCCACGCGGGGGCGACGGCGGCCCTGTTCCTGTTCGCCCTTACCCTGCTCGGCTCGCCGCCGGCCGCCTTCGTCGCCGCCGCCCTGTTCGCGGTGCACCCGGCCCACGCCGAGGTGGTGGCCAACGTGTCGAACCGGACGGAATCGCTCCACGCCCTCCTTTTTCTCTCGGCGCTGACCGCCTACCTGCGATGGCGGGAGGGGGCCCGCGGCGGGCTCGCCGCGCTCCCCTTGCTCGCCGCGGCCCTCCTCTCCAAGGAGACGGCGGTGACCTTCCTCGCGGTCGCGGCGGCGGTGGAGGGGTCGGGCCCGCGTCGGGGGGGGGCCGTGCGCCGACTCGGAGCGGTGGCGGCGGTGACCCTCGCCTATCTCCTCGCCCGCCGCCTCGTGCTCGGCTCCCTCGCGGCCTCCGCCGCCCGCGTCACCCTCTACGAAAACCCCGTCGTCGCCTCCTCGGGGCTCGATCGCGTCGCCACGGCGCTCGGGGTCTTCGCGCGCGGGGCGAAACTCCTCGTGTGGCCGCAACCCCTGACCCCCGACTACGGGTACGCCCACACCGTGCCGGGGTTCACCTGGGCGGCCCTCGCCGGGGGGTTGCTGCTCCTGGCGGGGATCGCCGCGCTCCTTCTCGCCGCGCGGCGCCGATCGTGGACCCTCGTTCCGCTCGCGATCCTCCTCGTCCCCTGGCTTCTCGTCTCGAACCTGGCCTTTCCGATCGGGACGATCTTCGGAGAGCGCCTGCTCTACCTCCCCACGGCGGGGTTCGTCCTGCTCGTCGCACACCGGCTGCGCATGCGCGCGGCGATCGGCGCGCTCCTGCTCGCCGGGGCCGCGTGGAGCGCCTGGGCCGCAGCAGCCTGGCGCGACGACTTCACGTTGTTCTCGCGCGCCGAGGCGGCCGCCCCCGACAGCGTGCGGGTCCTCGTGAACCTCGGCGGGGAGCTCGCGATGCGCGGCGACCTCCCGGGGGCCGAGCGACGCCTGCGCCGCGCGGTCGCGCTCGCCCCCGACCTCGCGGCGGCCCGCATCAACCTCGCAGCGGTCCTGCTGAGCCGGGGAGAAGTCGAGGAGGCGGCACGCGAGGCGCGCCGCGCCCTGGAGCTCGATCCGGGAAGCCCGGTCGCCCGAAGGCTCCTCGAGCGGGCTACGGCTGCGGCGACCCGTCCGTAGCGCCGCCCCCGAGGAGCTGGATGTCCCCGCCGGCGCGCACGTTCACCACCGGGCGCTGGGCGTTGCCGAACTGCCCCTCCGCGCGCGAGCCGTCGTCGGAGACGCGCACCCGCGGAAGGTCGGTCTCGATGCGGCCGTCGTCGCTTTGCGCCTCGACGCGGCAACCGGTCCCGGTCGCGGGGAACCGCACGGACACCGTCCCCTCGCCGTTCCGGATGTCGCTGTCGGCCTGGGGGATCGACGACCAGGAGACCTCGACCGACTGCGACTGCGCGTTCACCTTCACCGCGCCGGTGAGGTCGGTCAGCTTCACGACGCCGCCCCCCTCGGTCGTCAGCTCGACCTCGCCGTTGATCCGCGAGATCGTCACGTCCCCTCGGTCGCTCTCGACGGTGAGCTTCCCGCCGACGTTGTCGATCGTCACCTCGGAGGTCGTGGCGTACACGATCGTCTCCCCGCCGATGTCCGACAGCTTCACGACGAGGCCGTCCCCCTGGACGCGCGCCGGCCCCTCGTTCTTGGCGAGCTCGACGGTCGCATTGCGGGTGCGGGCCTCGACGAGCCCCTTGTTCCCCTCCCCGCGCACCGAGCCGCCGTAGATGTCGAAGTGGAGGTCGGCCTCCATCTCCTTGTAGGTGACGTCGGCGTCGGAGGAGACGGTGATGTCCCCCTTCGACTTCTCCATCGCGAGCGAGGCCCCCGTGATCTGGAACTCGCCCCCGCCGGCAAGCCCGGTGATGCGGACGGTCCCGCCGCTCGCCTTGACGGTCGCGCGCTCTTTGACCTGCGCGAGCTCCACCGCGGTCCCTTCGCTCGCGACGTCGATCGACGCCGCGCCGAGGACCTTGAGGGAGCCCCCGACGAGGTCGGCGCCGACGGAACCGGTCGTCCCCTGGAGGGTCGCCTGGATCTCGCGCCCGCGCAGCCGCACGTTCCCGCCGAGCGACCCGCCGACGATCGTCGCCCCCTCGGCGATCACCTCGAGGTCGGACTGCAGGCCGCGGGCGTCGAGGACGATTTGTTTCCCCTCGATCTCGATCCCTCCCCGCAGCCCCGAGAGGACGACCTTCCCTCCGCGGTCCATCTCCAGGCGCACGAACAGCTCGGGAGGGATCGACATCTGCAGGTCCCGCACGGTGCCGGGGGGCTCCCCGGGGGCGGGCTTGAGGACGAGGCTCGTCCCCGCATCGTACAGGGCGACCGGGAGCTCCTCGGTGGGGGCGGGCTTCCCGGTCTTGGGGGAGACCTTCCCTCCCGGCTTGCGACTGAGGAAGCGAAGCTCCCCGGGCTTGCCGAGCTGGAGGGAGACGGTCCCGAGCATCCCGGTGATCGCGATCTGGCGATCGCCGGTGACCGGCACGATCGCCGCCGACTCGACCGCCGTCGGGGCCGGCTCCTGGGCGGCGGCCCCCGCAAACGCCACGACGACCGCGAGCATCGTCCCGAAACGCTTCATGCCCACTCCCGGAGCGCCGATCGCGCGGCCTCCTGCTCGGCCCTTTTGCGGCTGGCTCCGGTCCCCTCCCCGAGCACGCGCCCGCCGACGACGACCTCGGCGGTGAACGACCTCGCGTGCGCCGGACCGGCCGTCCGGACGATACGGTAGGTCGGGGTGAGCCGCAATCGCGCCTGCACCGCCTCCTGGAGGCGCGTCTTGGCGTCGTCCCCGGTCTCCGGCCCCTTCCGGACCGACGCGACGCGCCCCTTCAGGTGGCGCCGCACGAACGCCCGCGCCGCGCGGATCCCGCCGTCGTGGTAGACCGCCGCGAGGACCGCCTCGAAGACGTCGGCGAGGAGCGAGGTCTTGTCGCGCCCGCCGGTCTCCTCCTCCCCGCGCCCGAGGCGAAGCTCCTCCCCGAGGCCCAGATCCCGCGCCGCCTGCGCGAGCGGCCCCGTGGAGACGATCGCCTGCTTGCGGCGCGTGAGCTCCCCTTCGTCGGCGTCGGGATGGGTCGCCATCAGCCAGTCGGCGACGAGGAACCCCAGCAGCGAGTCGCCGAGGAACTCGAGGCGCTCGTAGCTGCCTTCTCCCGTCGCCGCCTCGTGGGCCCGAGACCGGTGGGTCAGGGCGCGCTCGAGCAGTTGCGGGTCGCGAAACCGATGCCCGAGCTTGCGCTCGAGGGCCTCGCGGTCGCTCACCGCAGCGTCCCCGGAGGGAAGGCCACGCCGTCGGCCACCTTCACGAAGTGCTTCATCGGCCGGCCGTCTCCCGAATACGTCTGTCCCTGACGCTCGCGGGTGTAGGCGGTCATGCGCAGCCCGTCGGGGTCGAGGACGAACTCGTCGACGATCCTGTGGGTGAAGGCGGTCGGCTTCTCGCGGGTCTCGACCGCCTCGACGACGAGGTGCCCCGTCTCCGGGTCGATGGCGGCCTTGTGGCGGAAGGTCGC from Candidatus Polarisedimenticolaceae bacterium includes:
- a CDS encoding tetratricopeptide repeat protein codes for the protein MPHVRLLAAAVLLAVLPFLGTLGHGFTFDDALNLANPLVREHRFGALATKPFHAGADVRVETGAWRPLTSATFALNHAISRERPLLWHATNVLLHAGATAALFLFALTLLGSPPAAFVAAALFAVHPAHAEVVANVSNRTESLHALLFLSALTAYLRWREGARGGLAALPLLAAALLSKETAVTFLAVAAAVEGSGPRRGGAVRRLGAVAAVTLAYLLARRLVLGSLAASAARVTLYENPVVASSGLDRVATALGVFARGAKLLVWPQPLTPDYGYAHTVPGFTWAALAGGLLLLAGIAALLLAARRRSWTLVPLAILLVPWLLVSNLAFPIGTIFGERLLYLPTAGFVLLVAHRLRMRAAIGALLLAGAAWSAWAAAAWRDDFTLFSRAEAAAPDSVRVLVNLGGELAMRGDLPGAERRLRRAVALAPDLAAARINLAAVLLSRGEVEEAAREARRALELDPGSPVARRLLERATAAATRP
- a CDS encoding DUF4097 family beta strand repeat-containing protein, translated to MKRFGTMLAVVVAFAGAAAQEPAPTAVESAAIVPVTGDRQIAITGMLGTVSLQLGKPGELRFLSRKPGGKVSPKTGKPAPTEELPVALYDAGTSLVLKPAPGEPPGTVRDLQMSIPPELFVRLEMDRGGKVVLSGLRGGIEIEGKQIVLDARGLQSDLEVIAEGATIVGGSLGGNVRLRGREIQATLQGTTGSVGADLVGGSLKVLGAASIDVASEGTAVELAQVKERATVKASGGTVRITGLAGGGEFQITGASLAMEKSKGDITVSSDADVTYKEMEADLHFDIYGGSVRGEGNKGLVEARTRNATVELAKNEGPARVQGDGLVVKLSDIGGETIVYATTSEVTIDNVGGKLTVESDRGDVTISRINGEVELTTEGGGVVKLTDLTGAVKVNAQSQSVEVSWSSIPQADSDIRNGEGTVSVRFPATGTGCRVEAQSDDGRIETDLPRVRVSDDGSRAEGQFGNAQRPVVNVRAGGDIQLLGGGATDGSPQP
- the rnc gene encoding ribonuclease III, producing MSDREALERKLGHRFRDPQLLERALTHRSRAHEAATGEGSYERLEFLGDSLLGFLVADWLMATHPDADEGELTRRKQAIVSTGPLAQAARDLGLGEELRLGRGEEETGGRDKTSLLADVFEAVLAAVYHDGGIRAARAFVRRHLKGRVASVRKGPETGDDAKTRLQEAVQARLRLTPTYRIVRTAGPAHARSFTAEVVVGGRVLGEGTGASRKRAEQEAARSALREWA